One Mycobacterium sp. 050128 genomic window carries:
- a CDS encoding EspA/EspE family type VII secretion system effector yields MSIFASAARCIASLANLGQQGAGLGLDFSGWSGSTPGAEGYATTATNTAADLGSIGAAIGGKVMSQSIKNMSQGDLIQLQARMGGQKGVNDFAKAASIISWTITTVQLLQLTTGFGTPYDGASLQTGSQQFTSLAGQLNSALPDTEWQGDASQAYADLDKALQAAAQQMADLDGQLAALVKNQGEWVTHMQLAFSILNGLLTTALIIELILTVAVPAPAGPAVAKIFAITVASLGISAAVGFLGTLLGYSIENGKKADALAESYAALVAGIVQNDSVAQPKVTVAGQSNSAVSSFEAISAGLSGPSASAAAPAVAPPARAADDRAQQRVQRDVAAPAAPAAPAAPAAPAAPAYASASVPTGTMPTLVQAAAMSGTNLSGRVSQPESLANQARAQVRQLAQQDPQEDAAVPVNEVHTDEGAGASRAAQGTERAPIGATPAATAPAEVPSPSQRSA; encoded by the coding sequence ATGTCCATCTTTGCTTCTGCCGCCAGGTGCATCGCCAGCCTGGCCAACCTGGGTCAGCAAGGCGCCGGCCTCGGCCTCGATTTCAGTGGCTGGAGCGGCTCTACGCCGGGCGCTGAAGGCTATGCGACGACAGCGACCAACACCGCGGCCGACCTGGGCTCGATTGGGGCCGCTATCGGCGGCAAGGTGATGTCTCAGTCCATCAAGAACATGTCTCAGGGTGATCTGATCCAGCTGCAGGCCCGGATGGGCGGGCAAAAGGGCGTTAACGACTTCGCCAAAGCGGCCAGCATCATCTCCTGGACCATCACCACCGTCCAGCTTTTGCAGCTGACGACCGGATTCGGAACGCCTTATGACGGCGCGTCCCTGCAAACCGGTTCGCAACAATTCACCTCGCTCGCCGGGCAGCTCAATTCCGCACTTCCCGACACCGAGTGGCAGGGCGATGCGTCGCAAGCCTATGCCGACCTGGACAAGGCGCTGCAGGCTGCGGCGCAGCAAATGGCCGACCTCGACGGCCAGCTGGCGGCCCTGGTGAAAAACCAGGGCGAGTGGGTCACCCATATGCAATTGGCCTTCAGCATATTGAACGGTCTCCTCACCACGGCCCTGATCATCGAGCTGATTCTCACGGTGGCGGTGCCGGCGCCGGCCGGCCCCGCCGTGGCGAAGATCTTCGCGATCACGGTTGCGAGTTTGGGGATTTCGGCCGCCGTGGGCTTCCTGGGGACTTTGCTCGGCTATTCGATCGAGAATGGCAAGAAGGCGGATGCGTTGGCCGAAAGCTACGCGGCGCTGGTCGCAGGGATCGTTCAAAACGATTCGGTCGCTCAGCCGAAGGTGACCGTCGCCGGCCAGTCCAACTCCGCGGTGTCGAGCTTCGAGGCCATCTCGGCCGGCCTGTCCGGGCCGTCCGCCAGCGCCGCCGCGCCCGCAGTCGCGCCGCCGGCCCGCGCGGCCGACGATCGCGCGCAACAACGCGTGCAGCGTGACGTCGCGGCACCGGCTGCACCCGCGGCACCCGCCGCGCCAGCGGCACCGGCAGCGCCCGCTTACGCCTCCGCGTCCGTGCCAACGGGCACCATGCCCACGCTTGTTCAGGCCGCCGCAATGTCCGGCACGAACCTGTCCGGTCGGGTGTCCCAGCCCGAAAGTCTGGCCAACCAGGCCAGGGCGCAGGTGCGCCAGCTTGCCCAGCAAGACCCACAGGAAGACGCCGCGGTGCCCGTCAACGAGGTCCACACCGACGAGGGTGCGGGCGCGAGTCGGGCGGCCCAGGGAACCGAGCGCGCACCGATCGGGGCGACACCCGCGGCTACCGCACCAGCGGAGGTGCCGAGCCCGTCCCAGCGCAGCGCGTGA
- a CDS encoding YbaB/EbfC family nucleoid-associated protein, giving the protein MTAPMHPQVADALQLAQQFQSILDDHIHRTNTDTFTVSDETETVKVTVDAHLVLTHLSIEPGLLRLGAEAVEERINDALRKAEAAATAAGDADDERLVASLADVTGSLHSILGLA; this is encoded by the coding sequence ATGACCGCCCCCATGCACCCGCAGGTCGCTGACGCACTGCAATTAGCACAGCAGTTTCAGTCGATTCTCGACGACCATATCCATCGAACGAACACCGATACCTTCACGGTCTCCGATGAAACCGAAACCGTCAAAGTGACCGTCGACGCGCACCTGGTACTGACTCACCTCAGCATCGAGCCGGGCCTGCTCAGGCTGGGCGCCGAGGCGGTCGAGGAGCGCATCAACGACGCGCTGCGCAAAGCAGAGGCCGCCGCGACCGCGGCCGGCGACGCCGACGACGAGCGCCTGGTCGCGTCACTCGCTGACGTTACCGGTTCGCTGCATAGCATTTTGGGCTTGGCCTGA
- a CDS encoding type VII secretion target — translation MTDLAVTPEHLDKLATKQDQAATQASIAGSAGSNVEVAVWVTHGVVSGVSNVAFTKAAAARKKTADAMSKASTGLAGKLRTAKAVYGSADDEAGKSIDRQLLDR, via the coding sequence ATGACTGATCTAGCCGTCACACCAGAACACCTCGACAAACTGGCGACCAAGCAAGACCAAGCGGCTACCCAGGCCTCTATCGCGGGGTCTGCGGGCTCCAATGTAGAAGTTGCCGTGTGGGTCACCCACGGTGTCGTCAGCGGGGTCTCCAACGTTGCCTTCACCAAAGCCGCTGCCGCGCGCAAGAAGACGGCCGACGCGATGAGCAAGGCGTCGACCGGGCTTGCCGGCAAGCTGCGCACCGCGAAGGCCGTTTACGGAAGCGCCGACGACGAAGCGGGCAAGAGTATCGACCGACAGCTTCTGGATCGCTGA